In a single window of the Gossypium hirsutum isolate 1008001.06 chromosome D02, Gossypium_hirsutum_v2.1, whole genome shotgun sequence genome:
- the LOC107910319 gene encoding protein SOB FIVE-LIKE 5, whose product MNLSASQCGSGCESGWTFYLGQSSYSQTRCQNFGGNFDEVYGVKGARFGVEDEEEGLSMVSDASSGPRHYYCQDYVECLDENRSFCSHPVNPEPANKTSKNKKKMKEHCSNNQQHSYLDDTASSPVTSFSEKNINKDASMELLDFSQGFSGTHFKGKSSSFQKKLGFLKTGKAGSKNLQGRSKE is encoded by the exons ATGAATTTATCAGCTTCACAATGTGGTAGTGGTTGTGAATCTGGTTGGACTTTCTACTTAGGTCAATCCTCTTACTCTCAAACCCGGTGTCAAAATTTTGGCGGCAACTTTGATGAGGTTTATGGGGTGAAAGGAGCTAGATTCGGGGTTGAAGATGAAGAGGAGGGTTTATCCATGGTGTCTGATGCATCTTCTGGTCCAAGACATTATTACTGCCAAGATTATGTGGAATGCCTCGATGAAAATAGAAGCTTTTGTTCTCATCCTGTAAATCCTGAACCAGCTAACAAAACcagcaaaaacaaaaagaagatgAAAGAACATTGTAGCAATAATCAACAACATTCTTATCTTGATGACACTGCCAGCTCTCCTGTAACAAGCTTTTCCGAG AAGAACATCAACAAAGATGCTTCAATGGAGTTGTTGGACTTTTCACAAGGCTTTTCGGGTACACATTTTAAG GGCAAATCATCATCATTCCAGAAAAAACTTGGTTTCCTAAAAACTGGAAAAGCAGGTTCGAAAAACCTGCAG GGAAGAAGCAAGGAATGA